The Armatimonadota bacterium DNA window TCAACAACAGCTGGCGGAGCGAAGCGTGAAGCGTCAGTACTGGGCCGTGGTTTGGGGTTCGCCACGTTGGGAGCGCGCCACGGTGGACGCTCCAATCGGCCGCCACAAGTCGCACCCGGAGAAGATGGCGGTGCTGGCTGCGGCGGCAAACGGCGCCAGGGCTTCCCGGACACACTTGAACGTCGTCGAGCGATACCGTGGCTGCTGCTCACTGCTCGACGCGGAACTGGAAAGCGGACGAACCCACCAAATCCGCGTCCACTGCGAATATGCCAACCATCCGGTCGTCGGCGATCCGCTGTATGGAGGCATGCGTAAACTTCCGTCAACCATCAACTCCGCAGCGAAGCGGGCGCCGGTTGAGCGAGCCATTTCGGAGCTCGGCGGCCAGGCGCTCCACGCGTTCCGGCTGCGATTCCGACATCCGGTGGATGGTACGGAACTTCAATTTGAAGTGCCGATGCCGCCGGTGATGCAGGCGCTTGTCGACGCCTTGCGACAGCTGTAAAGCGACCTACAACGCGATGACTGGCGCGGTAACCGGCACATCCGTGCTCGTGAGCGTGACAGTCACCGTGTTCGATTTCGTGCCCGAAGCCGCCGAAATGCTATAGACGCCGGCGGCCACCCAAAAGCCATAGCTCCCGGTAGAATCGGTGGTGGTTGTACCTATCGTCGTTCCATTTTGCACCAGCGTAACCGTAAGCCCGGCAGGCGCAGCCTGGCCGCCCACGGTAACCTGGCCGGTGATATCGTTCGGCGGCCCGGGCGTTGCCCCGATCGGTGCGGCCACCAGCAGGTCGCCGAGATTGTTCACGGGTGGCGATGCGCCGAGCGCAAATTGAAGGAAGATTTGCCGCGTCTGGTACCCAGTGGCCGTGATGGTGCCCACCGGCGTGTTGCCGTCTCCGATGAGGCCAACCGGAAGGCCGCCGATGGAGAACGTGCCATCCACGGCGGAGGTTGCCGAACTCCCTGATATGGTTACCAGAGCATTTGCCACCGGCGTTGTCAGCCCCTTGAGATTCACAACGACGCGGCCGCTTACGGCGGCGGTGTAACCGGCAGCTGAAACGAAGATGTTGCCCAGGTTGTTGGATGTATTGGCAATCAGCGAAGTGGTGAAGTGGCCGGCGATTTCGCCGGTAGCCGTTACCGTCACGGCTGCCGACCCGGCGGAGAGCCCCGTGACGGTGAAGGTACCGTCGGCTGCGGTGGTAGTGGTGTGGCCGTTGATGCTCACCTGAGCCGCCGTGGCGGGAGGCTGGTTGGTCTCCACCTCCAGAACCTTTCCAGTTGCGGTGGTGCCCGTGGGCGTGGTACCACCACCGCCGCCACCGCACCCGGCGGCGATCAAGGCCACGGTGGCTGCGAGCGCCATACGGACAGCTCGCGACAGGGACATAGAGACGCGATTATGTGTGCAGTTGACCATGGTTTCTGGCTTCAGCGGCCGTTCTGGAGCTATCATCGGGTTACGAGCAGCGGCACGGCGACGCGCGTCTTCTCGCCGCTGGCGGCCTGAGCAGTGATGACCACGATATACGTCCCGGCCGGCACGCCGCGGCCGGTGTTATCGCGTAAGTCCCAAACCTCCGAATTGGCTCCGGAAGATGCGGCGCGTCCGCTGGACAGTGTCCGAATGACGCGCCCGGCGGACTGGATCTCCACGCGCGTCTGGGCCGCGGCGCTCAGTTCGTAATGAATGTCCGCCGTGCTGACCGCTCGCCCGCGAGCGAACGGCGGTAGCGTGGCGAACGCGTTGAGAATGGTGACAGACGGTGCGGAGTTGGGCACGGCCGTAACACGGAAACTGCGCGTCAATTCGCCCGGCGCCGCGGTAAACGAGTAGGCCGCAACACTGTTCATCAGCACTTGCGCACCGGTGGAGAGGTCGGTAAGGGTAAGCCTCATACCGCGGGGCAGTTTCGCCGTGCCCGTCCAGGCAATCGTGGTGGCATCACCAGCGGCGGGTACCTGCACGGTCAGGTTCCATTGGCTGGCGGAGCCAAGGCGGCGAATATCTGAAACGAAGTTCCCGCCGGCAGAACCGTAACCGGCGCTCCAGTTGGCGTGTGGAAAGACGGCGAGCAGGGTGGCTCCAGTTGTAAATGGAGGCGGCGATGCGGCATCCAACGACGAGATGTATGCATCGCTTCCGCGTGGCGACTGACCGAACACTGCCGAGGCCGAATGCCCTTGCGCGTCACGAAGCATCATCTGAAGCTGCCAGCCGTTATGTACACCGGTAATGCCCGTCGGCGCAGCCGGTGTGCGGCTGGGTGCGCCGAGTCTACGGTTGCCCGGCGTGAGCGGCTGCGGATTGTCGTAGCTGAGAATGACGCCTTCCGGTACCATGACGCGGATCCAGTAACCTTGCCACGGCGCCAGCGCGTTGGGCTGCCCCGCCGCGGTGATGTCCTGGTAGCCTCCTGCCGTGGTAAAGCTGAATACGCCGGCAGCCACCCAGCCCTGAGTTATTGCATTTGCCAGCGTAGCTACCTGACCCAGGTACTCAACATCCACCTGCGTCGAGAGATCGATGGAGCTGTTGTATGGCGGTCCTATCTGGTTCCAGCCGTACTGGAGTGAGACGCTGATGACCGGCTGAGCGGCCGTGCTTTCGCCGAAGACGCTGGTATTGATCGTGGTGGCAAAGTTGCTCCATAACCCATAACCCGGCTGGTAGAGCGGCAGAGATGGATACCGGTTATAGTTATCCGTGCTGGGTGCGGTTGGTCCCGATTGGTCCCATTGGGCCAGCAGCGCAGCCTTGGGGTTAATGCCCAGCGCCGCCGCCATGTCGTGGGTATACGGGAGCAGAGGCAGCGAGATCATAGCGGGACCGGCGGCGAAGCTGTTGGCGAGTGTCGTTGCCGGCGCCGGTGTCTGCAGGACCCAGATCGGCGCAATGGAGTATGTGTTGTTGAATGCGGTGTTACGTTGAAAGTGCACCACGGTGCCACCCGTTGGTGTGAAATCGATGTGGGTACGGCTGAAACCGTTGGGGACGGCGCCGGAGGAGCCCTGAGCGCCAAACGCGCCTTGTACGGCGGCCGCCGGCACGGCGCCGCTGCCACCGTCGTAACTCACCGAAACCGTTCCGCTATCGGCGCCAACGGTTGTTCCCGCAAAGTCGTTCGGATTGCCGTTTGCTCCGTTCTCTTCATCGACTGGATAGTAGACGCGAACGTAGCTATTGGCAATAAGAAAGTCCATAGCCAATCGCAGCTGCGGAGGTTGCCCCAGGCCGCTGAAAACGGGAGCGACCGAGCCAAAGCCATCACTGATCTGCACCGAGTCGTAGTTCTGACCGAAATCGAGGCGGTTGGTGAAGGTGTTGTCCCAATAGACAACCTGGGCGGTGCCGCTGAGGTTGTTCTCGTCACCGGTCGGCGTCGTGAGGTAGTAAACCGTGAATACCGCTGCCCCGCTGTTGGTACCACCGGACGGATTGGTTGACGTTGCGGGCGTCGTGTAGGTGTAAAGCTTGGTCCCCGCAGTGATACTGGTATCCAGCACATACTGTTGCTGGAACCACGTATTGAAATCAGTCATCTCGACGGTGGCGGCGCCGCCGCCATTGCTGAGCGCCGCCAGGGCAAGTGCCCTCAGGCGGACGGTATCGTTCGCCACCGTAACGTCTTGCTGATAGGCCAGGTAGTAGCCGCCGGGTGCGGTGGCTGGAGACAAGCCGTTGTTGAATGCAACGAAGAAATCGGGGTTTTCGATGTAGCACTTCAGCCAGGCCGCGGCAGCCATCTGCATTCGCGGGATGAGCATGCCGCCGAGGTTGTTACTTACAGGCTGACCGCTCTGGCTGGCCGGCGAGAAGGTGTTGTTGCCGAGCGCAGGCTCGTTCTCGAGGTCATAGAATGGCGTGTAGTACAAGTTGAGCGCAAGTCCGGGATCGGCATCGGGCACGTCGTTGCCGTACGGCTGCGCCGTCGCCGGCAGATTCTCGTACTGAGCGCGCAGATTTCGGGCGGCCACAAGAGCCACCGCACGGGCCATGCCCTTTTCCCACGCGTCGTACGCCATGCTGGCGCCTCCGTGGAATGCCTGAGCCAGCACCTGCGCCACCGCGAGAAACCGGCTTTGCCAATCGCCAAACGAGGGCAGCCAAATCTCCGAAGTCCCGTCAGCATGTATCACCAGCAACGCGCCTTCAATACCCTGCACTTGAGAGGCGTAAGGGTCACGGTTGAAGATCGTGATGTTGCCACCCAGGATCGGGTGGCCCATAATCTGCTTGATGGCGGGGTAGAGCAGATTGACGAGGTTGACGATCGCCTGTGCGTTATTTGGGCCGGAGGTCGGCCAGGAGAACGCGCCGGTTGTGGGCACCGTAAACGTGAGCTCGTTGGTATTCGGCGGATCCGGCGCCCTTGTAATCCGGCGCATCTGTGGTACGAGCAGCTTGCCGTTTTGCCGCAGCAGAACAGTGGCGGCCAGGGGTATGCGTGCGCCGCGCGCGGCAAGGTGGTTGCGAATGAGGAACTGGAGCTCGCGCTCGGCTACGGTACCGGCAGCCTGCACCTGCGGCAGTATTTCGCGACTGATCTGGTCGTCGATCGCCGGGTAATCGTTGGGGTTGTTTACGTCCAGCACGTAAGCGCTCTGCGGGCCGCTGCTGACGGCACGAAAGCGGGTGTTGACGATGTTGGTGTACTGCTGTGCGGAAGCGAACTGAGGAGCCAGCGCTGCAAGGAGCACGAAGACAAGCGATCGCACCGGGAACCTCAAGCTCACAGACGGCCTCCTCACCTGCAAAAGCCGGAAACGGTCGGGGGAGCGTTGATCCTCTAGGCGGCGCCGGCGCGCGGGGGTTGCTGCAACGGCTGCTGGATTATACCATACGCGTGCTGCGGCTGCCGGTCGCGCATGTCGGCCCAGCCGAGCGCCGCCAAACCTCGGCATGCGTATCGTGCGCAGCATCGACCGTCACAGGCACGTCACCCAGAAGGTAGGCGTACTGTTTTGCACCGATCCGAACGTACAGTATTCCGAACAACAGCGCGAACGCGGGCGACACCGCAGTATCTGTACGCAGTCAGGTCGCGCCGGCCGCACTGCGTTGCATCCGGAATACTCCCAACTCAATGGCGCGAAGCGTTGAGGCCCGGTTTCGGCCGTTCCACTCCATACCGCCGCAGATAGTGGCGCCCGGCGGTACGGAGCGCCCACGGCAACGCCACGCCGCCGGCGCTCCAAGCGAACCTCACGGCGCGACGAACGACCGAACCGGGCTGACGGAGAAGTCCGCTGCGACCTTATCCTCCGACAGGACGGCCCAGTAGTAGGTATGTCCACTGACCAATGCCGGACCGCCGTATACGACGGAAGTGGCCGGCGCCGATACCAGGCTGGTGCCGGGGTTGTTGGGGTCCGCCGGCCAGATCGGCAAGATGCCGTTTGGATCGGTATCCGACTGGTAGCTTGGAAACGCGTCGTAGACCAGCACCTGATACAGCGTGGCCCGGTTCACCGCCGTCCACTGCAGAGTAGGCGTGCTGCTGCTCACGTTCGACCCCATCGCCGGCGAGGTGAGCGAGATCGGGCCGAGCGGTTGCACAACGGTTTGGGGCTGGCTTGGCGCGCTCTCACCCGCCGCATTGCCGGCCGGGAAGTTCACTGTATCCAGTGCGGCAACATCGTAGTACGTGAACACGTCGGGCGTCAACGCCGGATCGACATCCGAATACCGGTCGGCAAGCGGATCGCGCAATATCGCGAGTGTGGCATAGTGCGTGGCATCGGCCACCGACCGCAGTATCTCGAATCCGTACAGGTTCGTCGCCGTGTCGTAATCCCAGAAGATATCGCTTTCGATGATGCTCCCGGCCGGCGTACTGCGCCCGCCACGGTTCTTGATCGTGGTTTTGCCGGCAGATGCAAAGCGGTGGCCCAGGAGGTGGCGTCGCGCCAGCACCCAATGACGCAGCGCGTTGATTGCCGTCTGCGACACGATGTCACCGCCCACAGCCCTGGAATCCACCGTCGGCGTAGTGATGGCGACCGATGTCAGGTTCGTCGGTGGATTGATTGGTTGGCTGGATCCGGCGGCCAGCGTGAATGACTGTGTGGTTGTGACGCCGGTAAAGGTCTGGCTGTGCTGGGTTGAGTTGAAGTCGCCTGGAAACGACGCGACCAGGGTGTAGTTAAACCCACCGGGAAGCACCGGAAACGTGTAGACGCCGGAGGTATTGGTAAACGCCACCCACGACGCAAGGTTGGTGAAGCGCGTGGAATCGGTGGTATCCGGGATGGCCGCCACCACCTGTGCGCCGCTGATGGGTGCGCCGTTCGCATCGGAAACCGTACCGGTTATCGCACCCTGGTTGGCCTGGTTCGAAACCACCACGTGCACGTTACTGGCCACCGTAGCTCCGGCGGGTATTACCGCGGTGTTCTGGCCCGACCATATTGCGCCGTTCAATGTGATCCGTGCAGAGACTGTGGTGATCAGCGGCGCCGAGCCGGTTGGCGTTTGTACACCCGTGATCTGATAATCGCCAAACTGCGTGGACGTGACGGTAGTGGTTCCAAGAGTGACCGCTGCGCCAACCATCGCTGAACCGGACGGATCGGTAATGGTTCCTGAAACGAGCGCTCCGGCTGGCGCCGGTTTGACAGCCGGTCCACCGCCGCCGCCGCACGCAGTACCTGCGAGTACCAATATGGGCAGAGCAGCGGCAGCGATCCACTTGACCGGCCGGACCCTGGCTTGGAAGTATCGGTTAATTCTGTGTCCCTCCTGGTTGAGTATGGGGGATTCTGATGGCGAGAAGCTCAGGCACCGTCGTCTGAGCGAGCACCGGCCGTGGCCCTGCGCCCGCAGTTACGTACCTGAGGCCAGGCGAGGTCACAGCCCTGTTGGGATAGAGAGTACCTCCATCGGTCACCTCCACTCGGCGGGTCGCGCAGTCACCTATCTGGCATTATATCATAGACCTATTAGTCCAATCACCATATATCCGGCGATGCGGCGCCGGTTTGCTCCACCGTCTTGCCGCGTCGTCTGCGCAGGACGTTGGCTTATGGGTCGGCGCGAGCACAACCCAACGATCGTCGCCGGCCGGCGCTCCCGCGGCAGCATCGAAGCGCTCCTTCGCAAGTCGAAAAACACAACTCGCAGCCGCCGACCGAGTCAAGCCGCCGACTGTTGGCAGGCATGGACCACAGATGGTGGCGGTTCGATTATGCCGATCTCCTCAAGCCGATTCAGCTGCCACGGCATGTACTCGTCCGTGTACATCTGGTCAAGCTGAATCTCCGATATTGCTCCAAGGGCCTTACACCTTAACAAGGACCAATCGCAGACCCGATGGCGCGCGGCCTTGCGCGTCTGCGTAACGAATGCAGACCGAAAACGGGCGCGGCTCGTTGCCGGCGACGAGAGGACGCCATCCGCCCAACTTGGCCGCAAGCCGGGGATTGCGTGGCGCAATACGCCAGCGGCATCCATGTCTGAAAAAACACCTCCTTCACCAAGCCATAGAAAGCGGCGATCCAGGTGGCGAAGGCGGCGCACGGTCTCTACGTCGCTGCACGCTCCGGCCAGCGCAGCGGCAAGGCGCTGATCGGCGTTGAAGGTCCGAAGCCGAATCCGCCAATCGAGCACGAAATCGAGGCGCTCAATATCCTCCTCAAGATCGGTCAGAATCCGTGCCCATAGGTTTACGGCGTCGTCCGCCCACGCCGGCATTCGGCCCGTCTTGCACGCGGCGGATACATACTCCAGGTATCGCCACTGAATACCAATGGCTGTATCCGTCCCGCCATCGGACAGGGGCAGCTCCGCCTTGCAGCTTGCGTCCGCGGCTACAACACACATCGCGTCATAGTTGTTTGCCAATTCAATATGCGGCACACATTTCGGATTTACCTCGAACGCTGCCACTACCAGGGCCGTGGCAGCCGCGCGAAGAAACAGTGAGGTTTCGCTAGCCAGAGCGTCACCACAGGCAAGGTGCAGCCTTGCTGTCCCACGGATTCCCTCGGCACACTTAAAGGCGAACCTTGGTCCGGCGCCCAAGGCCTGCCGGTCCACTCTAGGTGAGAGGGTGAACCTTACGCTGCCTTCGTGCGGCTCGAGCCCACCAGAGCCGGCATAGATGACACGAGTCACCAGAAATGGAACGAAGTACCGCCACAGTTCGCTCGCCATGTCTGGCACAGAATAGTTTTCGTGACTGGCACAGGTGACTAGCCGGTCGGAGTACGTGACACTGCCGCGCCAAACGCGAAGCTCGGCCAGTCGTGAGCTGTGCTCCACCGCACGCTGCGATGCGTCGAGGAATAGCAGATCGCCGGCCAACGCGAAACGGACCAACTCGTCGGGCGTTTCGCATTCCGGCGTCGCGTACTCCGGGTGACTGCCGATATCCAGGTAGGCACAGCCTCCGTTCGGCAGGTACAGCCTTCCGTCATAGGACGCGACCACCTTCACCGTGTGCCGGACGGCCCTTAGGAGCGCGCCGGCGCCGTGGTGTACGGTGGCGCGCCCATTCGTGGCCAACGGCGCGATGAAGAACTCGGATTCCAGACCAATAAGTGACCGAACCGGACCCCTGCTCCGCACGAGACACCTCCTGCCGACATCGCTTCCACCGTGAGCCGGCTCACTGTATTATCGATAAGCAGCCGCACGACATTTCGTTGCGATGTCGCCGAAGAGTCGAGTCGTCCGACCCGGACGCGCCACGGCGGCGTCGTACTCAACGCGAAGCGTAGATTCCATGCGGTAGAAGGTTTAGGGCCCGAATTGACTCGCGGCACTGATTGCAGCGGTGAATCCGCGCAGCCATCGAGGGCTGTACTCATCTCGAAATAGCTTCGGGATTCTCTTGCTCGTCTCCGGGCCAGCGAGAGCGTCCCAGCTCGCCTTGCACTCGAGTCCGGCGGCGGAATGTGCGCGTATCCACTCCGAGCGCAGCGACGCGCGCGTCGTAGCTGGGGCGCCGAGCACCACTTCATCCCACGTTGTTTGAATCGGAACGCTGCGCACCACCTGCGCGCCGCTAGCATCCAGCTGTTGTTGAAAGCCGCTTTCTCCCACGGCGAGGAAGTGTGAATCGAATGTGCGGAGCAGGACGACCGCTCGCCGGAACGTTCTTACGTGGGTGAACATGGTGTCGCGAACCTGTGCCAACGCGCGAAAACGAATCCGCCAGTCCAGTGTCGTGTCCAAACTGTGGGGGTCAGTCTCCAGTCGATCGATGGTCGTCTTCCAGAGCTGAAGTGCTTTCGCCGTCCATGACGGAAACTGAGCCGTTGCTGCCGCTCGTTCGACGAACTCGATGTACCGCCTCTGAATATCGAACGGAGAGATACTAAGGCCATTTTTCATTGGCAGCAGCGTGCGCAGCGTTGGGTC harbors:
- a CDS encoding carboxypeptidase regulatory-like domain-containing protein, encoding MVGAAVTLGTTTVTSTQFGDYQITGVQTPTGSAPLITTVSARITLNGAIWSGQNTAVIPAGATVASNVHVVVSNQANQGAITGTVSDANGAPISGAQVVAAIPDTTDSTRFTNLASWVAFTNTSGVYTFPVLPGGFNYTLVASFPGDFNSTQHSQTFTGVTTTQSFTLAAGSSQPINPPTNLTSVAITTPTVDSRAVGGDIVSQTAINALRHWVLARRHLLGHRFASAGKTTIKNRGGRSTPAGSIIESDIFWDYDTATNLYGFEILRSVADATHYATLAILRDPLADRYSDVDPALTPDVFTYYDVAALDTVNFPAGNAAGESAPSQPQTVVQPLGPISLTSPAMGSNVSSSTPTLQWTAVNRATLYQVLVYDAFPSYQSDTDPNGILPIWPADPNNPGTSLVSAPATSVVYGGPALVSGHTYYWAVLSEDKVAADFSVSPVRSFVAP
- a CDS encoding proteasome accessory factor PafA2 family protein; this translates as MRSRGPVRSLIGLESEFFIAPLATNGRATVHHGAGALLRAVRHTVKVVASYDGRLYLPNGGCAYLDIGSHPEYATPECETPDELVRFALAGDLLFLDASQRAVEHSSRLAELRVWRGSVTYSDRLVTCASHENYSVPDMASELWRYFVPFLVTRVIYAGSGGLEPHEGSVRFTLSPRVDRQALGAGPRFAFKCAEGIRGTARLHLACGDALASETSLFLRAAATALVVAAFEVNPKCVPHIELANNYDAMCVVAADASCKAELPLSDGGTDTAIGIQWRYLEYVSAACKTGRMPAWADDAVNLWARILTDLEEDIERLDFVLDWRIRLRTFNADQRLAAALAGACSDVETVRRLRHLDRRFLWLGEGGVFSDMDAAGVLRHAIPGLRPSWADGVLSSPATSRARFRSAFVTQTRKAARHRVCDWSLLRCKALGAISEIQLDQMYTDEYMPWQLNRLEEIGIIEPPPSVVHACQQSAA
- a CDS encoding RluA family pseudouridine synthase, with the translated sequence MLTDRVCLTITDGDSGSRLDQFAAAHLAGVSRAAVQRLAAVAESEPGGIWVNGRRERSSYRLHTGDRVEIDVCAPSVSTAQPESIPIEVVFEDDFLMVVNKPRGMVTHPAPGAPSGTLVNALLGRMAQLAPRGGAIRPGIVHRLDRFTSGLLVTAKTDSTLAALQQQLAERSVKRQYWAVVWGSPRWERATVDAPIGRHKSHPEKMAVLAAAANGARASRTHLNVVERYRGCCSLLDAELESGRTHQIRVHCEYANHPVVGDPLYGGMRKLPSTINSAAKRAPVERAISELGGQALHAFRLRFRHPVDGTELQFEVPMPPVMQALVDALRQL